The window TTTGAGAAACACAAAAATGATCAAAATcgtttttttttccatatattTTATATCAATAGTTTTTGTTTGATTCGTATATTTTAAAACGTTACATAgttttgtgtttttgttttgttttaattaacaGAATGCTTTAATTTAGGTAAATGTAAGTGTAATACCTAGTAATAGATGCGACATAAAATTCTATAATCTTTTGAGCTAACTAAACCGAAGGATTTAGGTTGTAAAGCTTTATCTcacaaaacaccaaatttaCGAAGTTCCAAAGTTTTGGAAAGCAAAGGAAATTTGAGAGATTTGCGTTTATGATTAATAAAAGttataaaagaataaagaattTAAATTAATGAGTGTTTGTAGAAACCATACTTCAATCTTCCAGAGGGATGTGTTTTGTTGATGATTTCTCTACTTAGCCCAAGAAACAGCATCGATCTCGGCTTGGGCACTTCTATATAGCTCCAACCTCTTCCCTATTGAAATTCTTCGTTGCATGATGGCCGGATCCTCATCCAACAATTTTCCTAATTGTTTCGACTGTGAGAAGAAATGGAAATATGAGAGTCCGATCTTTGTGTTTTTGGACgctaagaaaatgagagtggaTTCTAATAGATGAAGTTTAAGTTATGTGAAAATTTAGCATTATTTAGGTACAAGAATGAAGTCTAGGAAGACAAAATCGAAGCTTTAATTCTAGCCTAATGTTAAAGAAAGAATAAAGCTTAGATCTAATTTCAGATAAATAAACTAGGGCTTGTATCCTATCTACCATGATTTCatcaacaaaaatccaatgctAACAATTATTTGTGGTAGACTCTAAACGAAATTACAAAAATCCAAGAGAACTTTTCTGATTTGGCACATTGGgcttttaaaattatatttgtgGCACTCCAAAACGAGACTAGTCCTCCCAATCTAGCTCACATTTATGTTCCCGACCAATGTGACTTGTGACTTGCTAAACTTTAACATTAAAACAAAGCTCACATCATTGAGTCCACTGGGCCACATCTATCGATATAACTTGCAGTTTTGGATTTCTACTACTTTTCTTAGTACCTAGACATCTGATATGCTTTAGCCTTTAATAAGAGCATAGGGATAATAACTACGTGGAAAGCAACTAGAGAAGAAGAAAGTTAAAAGGTTAAAATAGATGGACTAAAATTGTAATTTGACCCTTTAGTTATTTTCTATTTCATGTGAAGAGAGAAGATGGTGAGTTTCTTACCTCCTTTGTACCCAATTCTGCAAAGAAATGATCGAGCAAGCTGCGTTTGGCCTCCCGGACTTGACAATATACTATTGATTTTGGAATAGAATTCCTCAGAGTTCCACAAACCATATTGACATAGGACAATACTGTGGATCCTGTAAAAGAAGGGGCAAACCTTAATTGCTACAAAACAAACTACTCGTAAGTGCTTACActattcatttttttctcattaaaGCCTCAAGTCCACAATGACTTGATGTCACATGCTAAAAAGACCGTATGTTAAACACCCGGGGCCCAAAATACTTTATATTCCTCGGTTTATGATTCAGGCCAAGGGGGAATCTCCAGTCCATTGCTAAACAGGGAAAAAATGTTGGTATTTCTGCTTACCAACTCGCCGGAGATAAGAATCGTTGTATCTATCAAAAATCGAATGTGTTGGATTTCCACCCTTTTCAACATCTTGTGGAAGCTTGCGAAAAAATTCGACAGTTAAGTAACCACACTCCATATCCACTAGTTGTAAGGTGGCTCTCTTGCTTTCTTCCTTCATCCTCTCTAATGAGCTAATAGCTGCCTTCAAAACCTCTGCTCTCAAGGTAGGATATTGCTTTAACTCCTGGATGAGACAAAGTGAGAGAAGAAAACTGTTAGTCATTTATATTAAAAACTAGCAAGATTGGAGCTAGGAGTTTAGGGGAAAGAGAGAGGACTCATTCACGAAAACTTATAAAGACTATGTAAGTACGGACTCATAGTTCACTTACCGCAGTCTCACTGACTGACTTCTGCACCAACTctttaagaagagaaaaaaccTGCAGTAATGAACATAGATGTGAAAAAGCAACCACGAACAGGAATTGATGTATCttagttaaattaaataaataaaattgtatgTTTAAGAGAAAATGTTTGTCAATGGCAGGTTTAGAACCATTTTAAACCAGAACCGTTTCAACTAATACTTTGTTATTTATCCATTTGGATTAATTTTAACATTAATACTTGACCACCAACCATCAAGAAAGAAGTTTGTTTCTCAAGAAATTTACTAAAATTTGAAAGATAGATTACTCTTGAAATAGTCCATCTTTCAAATAGATAGAAAATTTCTCGATCTTAGATCTGGAGACCATTGCATGACACCATAAATTTTGACCACTTGGCAGCCTGTGGCTACTTAAGAGATGAAGAGAATTTTGAaacattaaaaattattttagacCATGTTAATTATTAGTCAAGGGTTTactgttttttttaaagaaaaattaacacTTTTAAGTTTATTTGCCACATAATCAAATAAAATTGAGCTAATCCACGAGTCAAAATTTCATTGAGTTAAAATTAAGTCAAAGACCATTTAAAATTATGGACATCAATCTCAAATCTCAAATACCAAAAgtacatttttttcaaaaaaaaattattacttGTATTATTTAAGTTTGAAAGCACTATCTATTTTGGTATGGATAAACAATATCATTTTAATCCCTGTCATAAGATCCTCCGGAGTTGTTTGACTAATACTTTGAACCACGTGATGCATTTGTCAGGTGAGAAAAAAGATATATGGTTGGTTCCTCATTTTAATTATGATGAGCAATAAAAAAAGTGGTACCGCATCTACAGCTGCCTCTGCAGGACCTCTAATGGTTACCAAGGTAGATTCAACAAGCCGGCGATACCCGGGTTCAGGTGCAATTAAATGAGGTTGGTATCCATCCGCTTCAGTTATTATCTTCCGAACATTATCCATAGAAAGATGCTTGTCAAAATGCAATCTCTTTAAAGCAGCCGGGAATTGATTGTCAAACACAGAATAAATCTTGTCTCCACCTGGGCGTCTAAAGAATCAAACACGTTACCAAAGGAAATCATTCTAGATATGATTAACAACCACTAATAAAAATAGGATAAGCAATGGAGTATCACATATACATACACGCCATCTAGATGTTCTTTAAATATCTGATCAAATGTGCGGGAAATTTCCATGATCATATATAATTTTCCCTGCATTAGGAGGGATTGGAGGGAATGCAACGTTACAAGTGCTTAACACTACACAATAGTTTGTAAAAGCTAGGAATgagaaagaaaaggataaaTCTACCAAGTACACATTTTAACTAAATATGTCCTAAATGCTATATAATTCGTTCCGGCTactgtttatatttaaattttggaaTTAGTATATAATCAATCAATGTACATCATTCACTAAAAGCAATTATCCTTTCATAGATGTTCTCGTAAACTCCTCTACATTTTCCAATATGTTTGagatttataaaagaaaattaaatttcaGGGTAAATTTCCCTTGAAAACTATAGAAAATCACATTTTTTACATTTCTAGACTGACATCAGATCGTTCAAGAAACCCTTTCTCAGTTGAAACAGTGCAAGAAAAATGGCAAAacctttccctttttctttttgtattttatttatttatttattgaaaaatgGCAAAACAGTGCAAGGAGAGGGGAGAAAATGCATAACACAAATCATGCAGCTTCAGTGGAATGATTGTATTCTTCCAGTTGAGAAACGAAGGGGGTGGAAAATGTTGCATAAACCATATTgaagaaaattatatttttttattcttttaaagaaaagaagGCAGGCAAGCTCAGTATGGCCAATGAAAACCCTCTGGCCTCTTAAGAAGGCAGCTAAGCTTCTTAAACTTTCAGTTTAACGACTATGCTCCTAAATTACTTGTAAAATTAACAGGTTTTTTtctcaagaaaaaaaatcttctttcatttttccgGTTCATTTCATTCgttttattcttcttttcaactttgaatatttaattaaatgtcACTTTCTTTAACGAATAAAACCCCTCAAAACACTTCTACCGGCACTTATTTATGTGTTAGTAAGTTGCAGCAAAAAAATGGCTTCAAAGAAATCAAAACAGTAAGAAGTGAACGATTTTATAATGCTTACTCCAGTATCAGTTGCAATGGATTTTCCAAGACGACTCAACTCTGCCTCCAATTCAGCGATAGTTTTGTTAATAAGAGACTGGAGGCCTGGAATTCTGGACTTGATGACAGTTTCCAGATGctgaaattttttttccacGCACGCTTTTCAAATTAGTCATCCAAACAAGACTAGAAAATGTCAAAATAGGTGAGAATTCACTGGCAGTTCAgcagacaaaaaaaaaaggttctaAATCTTTTTCTTCCTTGAAAATTAAAGTGAGCGATTGATGGAAAATGTTGTAAACGTAACAAACAAAGAAGGAGAAAATCACATGattattaaaatgaaaattttaacctGCATGGGCAATTTTGTACCTTTGAAAGCATCTTCCCTAAATGTTCAGAACCCATCCTACTGGCCATGTGCTGATACTCTGGACTAGTAGCAAAATATTCACGTTCTCTACGACGAGCCGCAATCATATCAACGCTTTTATTTATATCAGCTTGTGAACGATTAACAACCCCAATCCAAGGAAACTGCAGTTTATATGCTCGTCCTTCTAAAATCTGCAAACCCATaagaaattatatttttatttattaaaaaaataacagaAGAATTGGTCATTCAAATATCCCCAGGAAAGAGGAAAATTTAAGCACCCAAAAATGACTTATTTGAATAAGTTGCTACAACCATTTTCATTTAATATTCCTGATCATCTAGGCCTCACAAGACAAAGAACTTGAGCTTCCAAAAGTGAGCAAAAACAAGATGGAGCGAAAGTGTTGACCAAACAAAACAGAGAAGGAAATGCAGGAAAGTTCCCCTTATGGAGGCAATAAAGTGAAATGGTCTTCTGGGGCTTAGGCTATAAAAGTACTATATAAAGAAGAGAAAGCATAGTTGAAGAATCCCATTGCTTAAGGATAAGAGAGCCGTTCTTCTTCATGGAAAAATCCCATTCTTGAGGAGCTTTTTATCTTTATTCGTTCTCTATGAATTTGGTGAAACAATCTGGCAAATATCTACTTGATTCTACACCTCTGTTTCAGCTAGTTCTAAA is drawn from Cucumis melo cultivar AY chromosome 11, USDA_Cmelo_AY_1.0, whole genome shotgun sequence and contains these coding sequences:
- the LOC103498942 gene encoding dynamin-related protein 5A; this translates as MENLISLVNKLQRACTALGDHGEESALPTLWDSLPAIAVVGGQSSGKSSVLESIVGKDFLPRGAGIVTRRPLVLQLHRIDEGKEYGEFMHLPRKKFTDFAALRQEISDETDRETGRSKQISSVPIHLSIYSPNVVNLTLIDLPGLTKVAVEGQSESIVQDIENMVRSFIEKPNCIILAISPANQDLATSDAIKISREVDPKGERTFGVLTKIDLMDQGTNAVDILEGRAYKLQFPWIGVVNRSQADINKSVDMIAARRREREYFATSPEYQHMASRMGSEHLGKMLSKHLETVIKSRIPGLQSLINKTIAELEAELSRLGKSIATDTGGKLYMIMEISRTFDQIFKEHLDGVRPGGDKIYSVFDNQFPAALKRLHFDKHLSMDNVRKIITEADGYQPHLIAPEPGYRRLVESTLVTIRGPAEAAVDAVFSLLKELVQKSVSETAELKQYPTLRAEVLKAAISSLERMKEESKRATLQLVDMECGYLTVEFFRKLPQDVEKGGNPTHSIFDRYNDSYLRRVGSTVLSYVNMVCGTLRNSIPKSIVYCQVREAKRSLLDHFFAELGTKESKQLGKLLDEDPAIMQRRISIGKRLELYRSAQAEIDAVSWAK